A region of the Trueperaceae bacterium genome:
GGACTGGTCGCCTTCCGCAAGGAAGGCCGCATGGCGTACTACCGGCTCGCCAGCGACACCGTGAGGCCGCTGCTATCCCCATCGCTCCTAAAGGGATAGGCGACTCGGGAGCACCGCAAGGACCAAGTTCTATGACACACCGGGCCTGAGCCATTTGCACGACTTCGCACTGCGTGTCCGACTAATGGGCGGCCCATCGCATCTTGGCACCCCTTGAACTAGGTTTGCTCGTTGCGTAAGCGCCAGCAATCCTTATCACCCTCGGATGCTCCCCCTGGTCACTCGTTGACTCTGAGGCACGAGGTGTCTTATTCGAGACGGTGAGACGATTTCGGCTCCCAGTTGAGGCGCTACGTCCAGGAGTAGAAGGTATGTCGAGAACTAGAGAATTGGCGAATTGTCAGGTGTCAAGCAAACCGGACGACGCATAGAGAAGAACCAGCTCCCCTAGGTCGAGCGCCGCAAACCGATAAAGGCTGAAGCGACCGAGTCCCGCGTTCAGGCACGCCATTAAGACTTCGCCAGCGGGGAGCGGCTTCTACCGGCGTTCTCAGGTCAAGTTCCGTCCGTTCTCAGTTTGTTCTCAACTAGACTTCCGTGTTCTCAGTTCTAACTTCCGCTCTACACCTCGCCTATTACTGGCTCAACTGCCCGATGATCGAGAACATCGGCAGGAACATGCCGGCCACGATGAAGCCGACGATGACGCCGAGGAACACGATGAGCATGGGCTCGAGCGCGGCGGTCAGGCTGTCGACGGCCTCGTCGACCTCGCGCTCGTAGAAGTCGGCGACCTTCTGCAGCATGTGGTCGACGGCGCCGGTCTCCTCGCCGATCGAGATCATCGACGAGACCATCGGCGGGAACACGCCCGGGTACTTGATCAGCGTCGTGCTGATCTGCTCGCCACGCTGCACGTTCTCCTTCGTCTCGTCGAGGATGTCCTCCACGATGGCGTTGCCGGCCGTGCCCTTAGTGATGTCGATGGACTCGATGATGTTGACGCCCGAGCGCAGGAGCAGCCCGAAGGTGTTGGAGAAGCTCGCGATGGCCGTCTTCTGCACGAGGGTGCCAACGATGGGCATGCGCAGCGTGAAGCCGTCCAGCACGCGCCTGCCGTTCTTGGTCCGGTAGAAGAGGACGAGCCCGACGACGATCGCGATGATCAGGCCGAAGAGGATGTACCACTGGTAACGCAGGAAGTCGGAGACGGCGATGAGCGCCTTGGTGATCACGGGCATCTCGCCGCCGAGCTGGTCCAGGATCTGCGCGAACTGGGGGACGATGCCGGTGAGCAGGAACCACGTTACGGCCAGGGCGATCACGAGCACGACCGTCGGGTACGTAAGCGCCGTCTTGATCTTGCCGCGCAGGGCGGCCTGCTTCTCCATGTACGCCGCGATGCGGTCAAGGATGCCGTCCAGGTTGCCCGACACCTCGCCGGCGCGCACGAGGTAGATGTACAGCTTGTTGAAGAGCCGCGGGTGCCTGGCGAGCGCGTTCGAGAGCTGCTGACCCGTCTCGACGTCCTCGCGCACCTGCTTGAGGGCGTCCTTCAAGCCCTGCTTCGGCGCCTGGCGCTGGAGGATGGCGAGGCTCTGGACGACGGGGAGGCCGGCGTTGATGACGGTGGCGAACTGGCGCGAGAAGATCGTGATGTCGCGGACGTTCGGGACGCTGCCGAAGTCCAGCCACTTGGGCAGTTTGAGGTCGGACTGGAGGCCGGTCTTGGGGGCCTTGATCTCCGTTACGAAGTAGCCCTTCTGGCGCAGCGCGGTAGCCACGTCGCGCTGGGAGAGCGCCTCGGTGGTGCCCGTGATGACCTTGCCCCCCCTGTCACGGACCTTGTACTCGAAAATCGGCATCCTGCCCTGCCTCCCTGTGCACCAGTACGCGTCGTCTCCAGGACCGCAGCGACTGCGTGAGGAATCGACCTAGACCGCACGCAAGCGTACCCGACCGCCACGGGCGGAAGCTGGTGGATAGGTCACTTCACCACCAGGCGGGGTTAGCATGCGGGCCGTGCCAAGCCCGAAGCCGGAGTCACTGAAAGCGCGTCGCGCACGTGCCCAACGCGTGTTGGTCGGGTTGCGCACCCTCTACCCCGACGCACGCACGGAGCTGGATTTCCGCACGCCGTTCGAGCTCCTCGTCGCCACCATGCTCTCCGCTCAGGCCACTGACGTGAGCGTCAACCTCGCCACGCCCGCCCTGTTCGCCGCTTACCCCGACGCGCCCAGCATGGCCAAGGCGAGCGCGCAGGAGATCGAGCCGTACATCAAGACGATCGGCCTCTTCCGCACGAAGGCCAAGAACGTCGTCAAGACGGCCGCGCTCCTCGTCGAGCGCCACGGCGGCCAGGTGCCGCGGATCATGGAGGAGCTCACGGCGCTGCCGGGGGTGGGCCGCAAGACGGCCAACGTCGTGCTGGCGAACGCGTTCGGAGTGCCGACCATCGCGGTCGACACCCACGTGGGGCGCGTCTCCCGGCGCCTCGGTTTCACGCAGAACATTGACCCGAACAAGGTGGAGCTCGACCTCCAGGCCATCTTCCCTCGCGACGAATGGGTGTTCCTCCACCACGGCCTCATCCTCCACGGCCGCCGGGTCTGCTCGGCCCGTAAGCCCGACTGCGCCCACTGCCTCCTCTGCGCTGACTGTCCGTCCTGCGGCAAGGTCTGAGCGGGTCCGGGGCCGAGCACGCTTAATGTCGGTCGGGGCAAGACCGGGTCCCTGAAGGCCCGGACCGGTGGCGATGA
Encoded here:
- a CDS encoding type II secretion system F family protein, which translates into the protein MPIFEYKVRDRGGKVITGTTEALSQRDVATALRQKGYFVTEIKAPKTGLQSDLKLPKWLDFGSVPNVRDITIFSRQFATVINAGLPVVQSLAILQRQAPKQGLKDALKQVREDVETGQQLSNALARHPRLFNKLYIYLVRAGEVSGNLDGILDRIAAYMEKQAALRGKIKTALTYPTVVLVIALAVTWFLLTGIVPQFAQILDQLGGEMPVITKALIAVSDFLRYQWYILFGLIIAIVVGLVLFYRTKNGRRVLDGFTLRMPIVGTLVQKTAIASFSNTFGLLLRSGVNIIESIDITKGTAGNAIVEDILDETKENVQRGEQISTTLIKYPGVFPPMVSSMISIGEETGAVDHMLQKVADFYEREVDEAVDSLTAALEPMLIVFLGVIVGFIVAGMFLPMFSIIGQLSQ
- the nth gene encoding endonuclease III; the encoded protein is MLVGLRTLYPDARTELDFRTPFELLVATMLSAQATDVSVNLATPALFAAYPDAPSMAKASAQEIEPYIKTIGLFRTKAKNVVKTAALLVERHGGQVPRIMEELTALPGVGRKTANVVLANAFGVPTIAVDTHVGRVSRRLGFTQNIDPNKVELDLQAIFPRDEWVFLHHGLILHGRRVCSARKPDCAHCLLCADCPSCGKV